The following coding sequences are from one Borrelia hermsii DAH window:
- a CDS encoding variable large family protein, protein MRKRISAIIMTLFMVLVSCNSGGVAEDPKTVYLTSIANLGKGFLDVFVTFGDMVTGAFGIKADTKKSDIGKYFTDIESTMTSVKKKLQDEVAKNGNYPKVKTAVDEFVAILGKIEKGAKEASKGATGDVIIGNTVKNGDAVPGEATSVNSLVKGIKEIVGVVLKEGKADADATKDDSKKDIGKLFTATTDANRADNAAAQAAAASIGAVTGADILQAIVQSKENPVANSTDGIEKATDAAEIAVAPAKDNKKEIKDGAKKDAVIAAGIALRAMAKNGTFSIKNNEDAAVTTINSAAASAVNKILSTLIIAIRNTVDSGLKTINEALATVKQEDKSVEATNTAEATTSGQQAKN, encoded by the coding sequence ATGAGAAAAAGAATAAGTGCAATAATAATGACTTTATTTATGGTATTAGTAAGCTGTAATAGCGGTGGGGTTGCGGAAGATCCTAAAACTGTGTATTTAACATCTATAGCTAATTTAGGGAAAGGATTTTTAGATGTTTTTGTGACTTTTGGAGATATGGTTACTGGAGCTTTTGGTATTAAGGCAGATACTAAGAAAAGTGATATAGGGAAGTATTTTACTGATATTGAGAGCACTATGACATCAGTTAAAAAGAAGTTGCAAGATGAAGTTGCTAAGAATGGTAACTATCCAAAGGTAAAGACAGCTGTTGACGAATTTGTTGCAATCTTAGGAAAGATCGAGAAAGGAGCAAAAGAAGCATCTAAAGGGGCTACTGGTGATGTTATTATTGGGAATACTGTTAAGAATGGTGATGCTGTACCTGGAGAAGCAACAAGTGTCAATTCTCTTGTTAAAGGAATTAAAGAAATAGTTGGGGTAGTCTTGAAGGAAGGTAAGGCAGATGCTGATGCTACTAAAGATGATAGTAAGAAAGATATTGGTAAATTATTTACCGCAACCACTGATGCGAATAGAGCTGATAATGCGGCAGCTCAAGCAGCTGCAGCGTCAATAGGAGCAGTGACAGGTGCTGATATCTTGCAAGCTATAGTACAATCTAAGGAAAATCCTGTTGCAAATAGTACTGATGGAATTGAAAAAGCAACAGATGCAGCTGAGATTGCAGTTGCTCCAGCTAAAGATAATAAAAAAGAGATTAAAGATGGAGCAAAAAAAGACGCAGTTATTGCTGCAGGCATTGCACTGCGAGCAATGGCTAAGAATGGTACATTTTCTATTAAAAACAATGAAGATGCGGCTGTAACGACGATAAATAGTGCAGCAGCAAGCGCAGTGAACAAGATTTTAAGCACTCTAATAATAGCAATAAGGAATACAGTTGATAGTGGTTTAAAAACAATAAATGAGGCTCTTGCTACAGTTAAACAAGAAGATAAATCTGTAGAAGCAACTAATACTGCAGAAGCAACAACTAGTGGTCAGCAAGCGAAAAACTAG